A DNA window from uncultured Methanoregula sp. contains the following coding sequences:
- a CDS encoding 50S ribosomal protein L23, giving the protein MTLKYPFVTEKAMVLLENQSKLQFLVTREASKDDVKREIEKSFGQKVKSVRTLLTMHGQKKAIVSFENDKAAEEILSRLGIM; this is encoded by the coding sequence ATGACTCTTAAGTACCCGTTTGTCACGGAAAAGGCAATGGTCCTCCTTGAGAACCAGAGCAAGCTCCAGTTCCTTGTCACCCGCGAGGCAAGCAAGGATGACGTCAAGCGCGAGATCGAGAAGTCGTTCGGCCAGAAGGTAAAGAGTGTCAGAACACTCCTGACCATGCACGGCCAGAAGAAGGCAATCGTGAGCTTCGAGAATGACAAAGCCGCCGAGGAGATCCTCAGCCGGCTCGGCATAATGTAA
- the rpl4p gene encoding 50S ribosomal protein L4, producing the protein MKAQVKSLDGGVTKSIDLPEMFSEEYRPDLIKKAVMALQSTRRQPHGSYPFAGICSSAVGWGSGRGSSHVPRLKNGSRAAKVPQAKGGREAHPPKVEKVLIKEINQKEKQKAFRSAVAASVNEELIKGRGHLYEGAVPVILEDKFEAISLTKDVITALTTAGVYNDIERAKESKKVRAGRGKMRGRRFKQRKSLLIVTAEKPLLAARNLSGVDVVTVDQLNVEHLAPGMQAGRLTVWTESALVRLEGR; encoded by the coding sequence ATGAAAGCACAGGTTAAATCACTGGATGGCGGAGTTACCAAGAGTATCGATCTTCCGGAAATGTTCTCGGAAGAGTACCGCCCCGATCTGATCAAGAAGGCAGTCATGGCACTCCAGAGCACCCGGAGACAGCCGCACGGCTCGTATCCGTTTGCCGGTATCTGCTCGTCTGCAGTCGGCTGGGGAAGCGGTCGCGGTTCATCGCATGTTCCGCGTCTCAAGAATGGTTCCCGCGCCGCCAAGGTTCCGCAGGCCAAGGGCGGTCGTGAAGCCCACCCCCCGAAAGTGGAGAAGGTCCTGATCAAGGAGATCAACCAGAAAGAGAAGCAGAAGGCCTTCCGCTCGGCAGTTGCAGCAAGCGTCAACGAGGAACTCATCAAGGGACGCGGCCACCTTTACGAGGGTGCAGTACCCGTTATCCTTGAAGACAAGTTCGAGGCAATCAGCCTCACGAAGGATGTCATCACTGCACTGACCACCGCCGGTGTCTACAATGATATCGAGCGCGCAAAAGAGAGCAAGAAGGTCAGAGCCGGCAGAGGCAAGATGCGGGGCCGCAGGTTCAAGCAGCGCAAGAGCCTGCTCATTGTCACCGCAGAAAAGCCCCTGCTCGCTGCCCGCAATCTTTCCGGTGTGGACGTTGTAACGGTCGACCAGCTGAACGTCGAACACCTCGCTCCCGGCATGCAGGCAGGACGCCTGACGGTCTGGACTGAGAGTGCACTCGTACGCTTGGAGGGCAGGTAA
- a CDS encoding 50S ribosomal protein L3, producing MPKINRPRRGSLAFSPRKRAKSPIPKYQSWPLYEGAPILQGFAGYKVGMTHVIMVDDHKNSPTEGKEIMVPVTVIEVPSMKVAAIRAYSKDTYGKHALTEVWADQLDTILGRRITMPKDYDGEAARKKLSDAVAAGIVAELHAVTYTQPAALSGVPKKVPDLMEIKVGGADVKKQLEFALGLLGKEVTLNNVVQTGAYADITAITTGKGTQGAVKRWGIALRKRKHSVGGKERHIGTLGPWNPHHIRWQVPQIGQLGFQQRTEFNKRILKFSENASEVTPAGGFINYGILKNPYVLVKGSIPGPVKRLIRIRPAIRQGEHVVRMPTIQFVSVQSKQG from the coding sequence ATGCCAAAAATTAACAGACCACGCCGAGGCTCTCTTGCATTCAGCCCGAGAAAGCGTGCAAAGAGCCCAATCCCGAAGTACCAGTCGTGGCCTCTTTACGAGGGAGCACCGATCCTGCAGGGGTTTGCCGGATATAAAGTGGGTATGACGCATGTTATCATGGTAGATGATCACAAGAACAGCCCCACCGAGGGTAAGGAAATCATGGTGCCCGTCACCGTTATTGAAGTTCCCTCGATGAAAGTGGCTGCAATCCGCGCCTACTCAAAAGATACATACGGCAAACACGCCCTCACCGAAGTCTGGGCAGACCAACTGGACACTATCCTTGGCCGCCGTATCACGATGCCCAAGGACTACGATGGTGAAGCCGCCAGGAAGAAACTGTCCGATGCAGTTGCAGCAGGAATTGTTGCAGAACTCCATGCTGTAACCTACACACAGCCGGCAGCCCTCTCCGGTGTCCCCAAGAAGGTCCCCGACCTCATGGAGATCAAGGTTGGCGGAGCAGATGTCAAGAAACAGCTGGAATTTGCTCTGGGACTTCTTGGAAAGGAAGTTACCCTGAACAATGTAGTCCAGACCGGTGCCTATGCAGATATCACCGCAATCACCACCGGTAAAGGAACGCAGGGTGCTGTCAAGCGCTGGGGTATTGCCCTGCGCAAGCGCAAGCACTCTGTCGGTGGCAAGGAACGCCACATCGGTACCCTTGGACCATGGAACCCCCACCACATACGCTGGCAGGTTCCCCAGATCGGTCAGCTGGGATTCCAGCAGCGTACCGAGTTCAACAAGAGGATCTTAAAGTTCAGCGAGAACGCCAGCGAGGTCACTCCCGCAGGTGGTTTCATCAACTATGGTATCCTCAAGAACCCGTACGTGCTGGTCAAGGGATCTATTCCCGGCCCGGTAAAGCGGCTCATTCGTATCCGCCCGGCAATTCGCCAGGGAGAACATGTCGTCAGGATGCCGACAATCCAGTTCGTGAGCGTCCAGAGCAAGCAGGGATGA
- a CDS encoding Tfx family DNA-binding protein: MKDGLLTERQMEVLRYRKQGLTQQQIADIISTSKANVCTIEKSAMENIRRAKETLEFLYTLDATHLCTVPSGTDLFEVPAIVFSEAEKINIKVKYDTISLINRLRESRPQCCKARCMCEDVIVYITDQGEIYFG; encoded by the coding sequence ATGAAGGATGGGTTGCTCACCGAACGCCAGATGGAGGTTCTCAGGTATCGAAAACAGGGCCTCACCCAGCAGCAGATAGCAGACATCATCTCCACTTCAAAAGCCAATGTCTGTACCATTGAAAAGAGTGCAATGGAAAATATCCGAAGGGCCAAAGAGACTCTGGAGTTCCTGTACACTCTTGATGCAACCCACCTGTGCACGGTACCTTCAGGTACAGATCTTTTCGAGGTCCCTGCCATCGTATTCAGCGAGGCTGAGAAGATCAACATCAAAGTGAAATATGACACGATCTCACTTATCAATCGGTTACGGGAGTCCCGCCCTCAGTGCTGCAAGGCCCGGTGCATGTGCGAGGATGTCATCGTATACATAACCGATCAGGGCGAGATCTATTTCGGCTGA
- a CDS encoding F420-dependent methylenetetrahydromethanopterin dehydrogenase, with protein sequence MVVKVGVAKLGNIASGVMAELLLDERADREDMQTFMATSGTKLEPADVDRVVSNLKAYKPDFCIVVSPNGVLPGPTNAREELAKAGIPVIIITDDVTTKKEWEGVKASKFGYIIMKADSMIGARREFLDPVEMADFNGNLVKVLAVTGAFRKLQIAVDKVIDQVKAGKSGDALELPKIVMTTDKAVDGEFTNNYALAKARAAHEIAMAVAGQNVKGCFMTKEWEKYIPIVSSAHEMMRCAAALCDEARELEKAGDSILRQAHKKDGTLVSKHKLVAKFE encoded by the coding sequence ATGGTTGTTAAAGTAGGCGTTGCAAAACTCGGCAACATTGCAAGTGGTGTAATGGCAGAGCTCCTCCTCGACGAGAGAGCAGACCGTGAAGACATGCAGACATTCATGGCGACCAGCGGTACGAAACTCGAGCCGGCAGATGTCGACCGTGTAGTCTCCAACCTGAAGGCATACAAGCCCGACTTCTGTATCGTTGTCTCCCCCAACGGAGTCCTCCCCGGCCCGACCAATGCCCGCGAAGAGCTCGCAAAGGCAGGTATCCCGGTCATTATCATCACCGATGATGTGACCACCAAGAAGGAATGGGAAGGCGTCAAGGCAAGCAAGTTCGGCTACATCATCATGAAGGCCGACTCCATGATCGGTGCCCGCCGCGAGTTCCTCGACCCCGTCGAGATGGCTGACTTCAACGGCAACCTTGTCAAAGTCCTGGCAGTCACCGGTGCCTTCCGCAAGCTCCAGATCGCCGTAGACAAGGTAATCGACCAGGTCAAGGCCGGAAAGTCTGGCGATGCACTCGAGCTCCCCAAGATCGTCATGACCACGGACAAGGCAGTTGACGGTGAGTTCACCAACAACTATGCACTCGCCAAGGCACGCGCTGCCCACGAGATCGCAATGGCAGTTGCAGGCCAGAACGTCAAGGGCTGCTTCATGACCAAGGAATGGGAGAAATACATCCCGATCGTTTCAAGCGCCCACGAGATGATGAGGTGCGCAGCAGCTCTCTGCGATGAAGCCCGCGAGCTCGAGAAGGCAGGGGACAGCATCCTGCGCCAGGCTCACAAGAAAGACGGCACACTCGTCAGCAAGCACAAGCTCGTTGCAAAATTCGAGTAA
- a CDS encoding galactose-1-phosphate uridylyltransferase codes for MFSVREVVTSRGTLQYRKEHHTGLRCRISPDRLKRQIDQSLFLSPNADGCPFCRDAVMTVTPTFPDGRRILKGESVTFPNLFPFGEGHVVTVITREHAVVSFSRQQVEDALLSQIEALLQVDGYPSINWNFLPSAGASLVHPHMQGLSDSSPSHIFDIYRAAGEQYRKKQGRNYWDAVLEQERSSDRYLFGDEMVWSAHAVPVGEREVRGILPIATLDEMENYVDLVAQGILEIISLYRELGTHAFNMSIFFDKRGNDPGFRAFCSMISRINPNPSSTSDSAFMERLHLEPVIMTLPEDLGKFYKKEKK; via the coding sequence ATGTTTTCGGTCAGGGAAGTTGTTACCAGCAGGGGCACATTACAGTATCGGAAAGAGCATCACACCGGCCTCCGGTGCAGGATCAGTCCTGACCGGTTAAAACGGCAGATCGATCAATCGTTATTTCTCTCTCCAAATGCCGATGGCTGCCCGTTCTGCCGCGATGCGGTTATGACCGTCACACCCACGTTTCCCGATGGCAGACGGATCCTCAAGGGAGAAAGTGTCACGTTTCCCAACCTGTTTCCTTTCGGGGAAGGTCATGTCGTCACCGTCATTACCCGCGAACACGCAGTTGTCTCCTTCAGCCGGCAACAGGTAGAGGATGCCCTTCTCTCGCAGATCGAGGCTCTATTGCAGGTTGACGGGTATCCCAGCATCAACTGGAACTTCCTGCCCTCCGCCGGAGCAAGCCTCGTACATCCCCATATGCAGGGCCTTTCAGATTCCAGCCCGTCTCATATTTTCGATATCTATCGTGCTGCAGGTGAGCAGTACCGGAAAAAACAGGGCCGGAACTATTGGGATGCGGTACTGGAACAGGAACGATCCTCGGACCGGTATCTTTTCGGGGACGAGATGGTCTGGTCTGCCCATGCGGTCCCGGTTGGCGAGCGCGAGGTCCGGGGCATCCTTCCCATCGCCACGCTGGATGAGATGGAGAATTATGTGGATCTCGTGGCGCAGGGTATCCTTGAGATAATCTCGCTCTATCGTGAACTCGGAACCCATGCATTCAACATGTCCATATTCTTTGATAAACGCGGTAATGATCCTGGATTCCGGGCGTTCTGTTCCATGATCTCACGGATCAATCCCAATCCTTCCTCCACCAGCGATTCCGCATTCATGGAACGGCTCCACCTGGAACCGGTAATAATGACGCTTCCCGAAGACCTTGGAAAGTTCTACAAAAAAGAGAAAAAATAA
- a CDS encoding 5,10-methylenetetrahydromethanopterin reductase gives MTYGIEFVPGNVNVKQVVNFCKLAESKDIDFAWITNHYNNRHCYPTLAAIAQATTTLKMGPGIMNAFTDTPAAMASFACTLNEISDGRAVLGIGPGDLSTLPKLAINPEKPVGRLEEAVVQIRKLCAGEEVKKSGLQFFDYDGAKLTGVTLPGKKGIPMYIGAQGPKVLDLAGRIGDGALINASNPKDFAIAIPIIKAACDKVGKKNFDVGAYTAMSIDQSEKKARNAAKIVAAFIAAGSPPDLLTRHGLDLNNVAKIKAALGKFDFKTVGELVGDKEIDAFTIAGTPEMVKQKCADLTKAGVTQIIFGSPLGPDMTNSIRLLGKYVV, from the coding sequence TTGACATATGGAATTGAATTTGTACCAGGAAATGTCAACGTAAAGCAAGTTGTTAACTTCTGTAAACTTGCTGAGTCCAAAGACATTGATTTTGCATGGATCACCAACCACTACAACAACCGCCACTGCTACCCCACCCTCGCCGCCATTGCGCAGGCGACCACGACCCTCAAGATGGGTCCGGGTATTATGAACGCATTTACCGATACCCCCGCTGCAATGGCATCCTTTGCCTGCACGCTGAATGAGATCTCTGACGGACGTGCCGTTCTCGGTATCGGCCCCGGCGACCTCTCAACCCTCCCGAAGCTGGCAATCAACCCGGAGAAGCCGGTCGGCCGCCTCGAGGAAGCAGTTGTTCAGATCCGCAAGCTCTGTGCCGGTGAGGAAGTCAAGAAGTCTGGCCTCCAGTTCTTCGACTACGACGGTGCAAAGCTGACCGGTGTCACCCTCCCCGGAAAGAAGGGTATCCCGATGTACATCGGTGCACAGGGCCCCAAGGTGCTCGACCTCGCCGGAAGAATCGGTGACGGTGCACTCATCAACGCATCCAACCCCAAGGACTTCGCCATTGCAATCCCGATCATCAAGGCAGCCTGCGACAAGGTAGGCAAGAAGAACTTTGATGTCGGTGCATACACCGCAATGTCGATCGACCAGAGCGAGAAGAAGGCACGCAATGCAGCAAAGATCGTTGCAGCATTCATTGCAGCCGGCTCACCCCCGGACCTCCTGACCCGCCACGGACTCGACCTGAACAATGTTGCCAAGATCAAGGCAGCACTCGGCAAGTTCGACTTCAAGACTGTTGGAGAGCTCGTCGGAGACAAAGAGATCGATGCATTCACCATCGCAGGAACCCCTGAAATGGTCAAGCAGAAGTGCGCAGACCTCACCAAGGCCGGTGTGACCCAGATCATCTTCGGATCCCCGCTCGGCCCCGACATGACCAACTCGATCCGCCTCCTCGGCAAGTACGTTGTATAA
- a CDS encoding NrpR regulatory domain-containing protein: MIRTERKYIEILRILKEHQDPMGAKRLSELMAERGFILSDRAVQYYLSYLDTMGFTAKVGNQGRVLTPSGIAEMDNALVDDRIGFIISKLERLAYRNTFDPLTSTGDVAYNLSMVPKEQFEPAKAAFDEVGRAGCGFFSSYRIIERDPRIPPGYIGFITICSISMDGVFQRMGIPVKMAFGGRLEIEDGTPKGFRDLIGYRGTTIDPLELFISSGLTSISRFTQSKTGIALANVREVPCSAKVQVEETIRLMNACGFVFPVTMGTEVLNLPRNPYRLSIVSFSGLNYVGNTIEKGIEIKTEIGAGNIPFSKVIETN; this comes from the coding sequence ATGATCCGAACCGAACGCAAATACATTGAAATTCTGCGGATTCTCAAGGAACATCAGGATCCGATGGGAGCCAAACGCCTGTCGGAACTGATGGCTGAACGGGGTTTCATCCTGAGCGACAGGGCAGTGCAGTACTACCTCAGTTACCTGGATACCATGGGATTTACGGCAAAAGTCGGGAACCAGGGAAGGGTTCTGACGCCGTCCGGTATAGCTGAGATGGATAATGCACTTGTGGATGACAGGATCGGTTTTATCATCTCGAAACTGGAACGCCTTGCTTACCGGAACACCTTTGATCCGTTAACCAGTACCGGGGATGTTGCCTATAATCTGTCCATGGTACCGAAAGAACAATTTGAGCCTGCAAAAGCAGCATTCGATGAGGTGGGCCGGGCAGGGTGCGGTTTTTTCAGTTCCTACCGGATAATCGAACGGGATCCCCGCATTCCTCCCGGGTATATCGGATTCATCACCATCTGCAGCATCTCCATGGACGGGGTGTTCCAGCGTATGGGCATTCCTGTGAAGATGGCATTTGGCGGCAGATTGGAGATCGAAGACGGTACCCCCAAGGGCTTCAGGGATCTGATTGGATATCGTGGCACAACTATAGATCCCCTCGAACTGTTCATCTCATCCGGGCTTACCTCGATTTCCCGGTTCACGCAGTCAAAGACCGGAATCGCGCTTGCAAATGTAAGGGAAGTGCCCTGTTCGGCAAAAGTTCAGGTCGAGGAGACCATACGGCTCATGAATGCCTGCGGGTTCGTGTTCCCCGTCACCATGGGAACCGAGGTGTTAAACCTTCCCCGGAATCCCTACCGCCTGTCCATTGTCTCTTTCAGCGGACTGAATTATGTTGGCAATACCATTGAAAAAGGCATAGAGATCAAAACAGAAATTGGGGCAGGAAATATCCCGTTTTCGAAAGTTATTGAGACAAATTGA
- a CDS encoding dCTP deaminase has protein sequence MILSASEFSRRIDQESPDGKLIIRPYHAACQQPASYDLRAASDMTLPRGICTLVPTLEWIELPRDLAGTLRCRSSFGRRGVLLGAGFVDPGFRGQLTLCLTNMGSEEISLHKDDRVVQMVLHEVCNNNAVYTGRYQDSKGVVEAR, from the coding sequence ATGATTCTCTCAGCATCCGAGTTTTCCCGCAGGATTGATCAGGAATCTCCTGATGGAAAACTCATCATCCGCCCCTATCATGCGGCCTGTCAGCAGCCGGCGTCCTACGATCTGCGGGCAGCTTCCGACATGACACTTCCCCGGGGAATCTGCACACTCGTACCAACGCTCGAGTGGATCGAACTTCCGAGAGATCTTGCCGGCACTCTCCGGTGCCGGTCCTCGTTTGGCCGGCGAGGCGTCCTTCTCGGAGCTGGATTTGTGGACCCCGGATTCCGTGGTCAGCTGACACTCTGCCTGACGAATATGGGAAGTGAGGAAATATCCCTGCATAAAGATGACCGGGTAGTCCAGATGGTACTTCATGAAGTTTGCAATAATAACGCGGTCTACACGGGTCGCTATCAGGACAGTAAAGGCGTAGTGGAGGCCAGATAA